The Plasmodium malariae genome assembly, chromosome: 3 genome window below encodes:
- the EST gene encoding exported serine/threonine protein kinase, putative, which translates to MDRDKSNNNNILNVNTANNVSNSNINDSDLPETRHELYLNNLDVENYEKMKNENERITNMEHAHWNYGNEISRQTYANSAGNVNSVSNVSCASNVSSANNANDVNSVNSANDVNSANSVSNVQSTGNMNGPNGANIFMASSGILNYPKNMHMGSNNMLVQNNMGYIDSNVLNYNNVYNSIQKIYNDINNPFSAQINTMEHNMQNANAAHPFNIMKYLDYGNSNNYIYGQGVLSNSSASENAQNYSNSSSPYRNDYLKFNLNSGNIMNNNLNYSNMSSSNNINPNIYNSNITAPNLNIMNYKPINANSNVKYPTSNMFDFAHNGNVNSLITRDLNINEFNKMNFQESDLSNYTYRNLKNINFPSNCPTSSYNMVSNNTVSNNTVSNNAVSNNTVSNNTDLNNMVSNNMVPNNMVLNNIVSNNTDSNSYIFSKNNTFSNHNFLKMNALNCTESNVIKENLNVLNFYEPTVQSCNEKMRELNYEYFRMDEERREEDVCRMNGKEKEKNKKKKKTHLTDNNSSNQKIKHTCEHMVSDERTGNPKLKERAFNIDNNGNIVNEFHNTNDRRSNLKNEDTAMTTKKNKNDKNGKNGKNGKNGKNGKYCKKSKNSKNNKNRKNNKNSKNNKNSKNNKNNKNNLSNNGEILKNEEENVNLLKDEHKRNNDKGTEEKDSRNTNNTNQVIVNKRSSNVLRNLIDFPDIQKHHMEHNMVCSKKKGKTKILKDEVIVTSDLSKGDKKTNNIVSGTGKESLENNKIKLVLQGRNNDYCNNNNDNSNNGNDNNCYNNSGNNRNGRSLSKYDFLMSRNIIFNSVCVGHKEGKYPAEIKNSEEKYINLLGINNNNNDNNDKNDNNDNNDKNDNNDKNDNNDKNDNNDNNDNNDNNTIIEKKRKFKGTNEIIKNNTNDNAGVELELYDNYEKKIKRIQEEKNWGDNKTIINKGKGKNKEELSNTKNTKKENTKYREIINNEQENINNKIQKDIIVTKKNNSYFDNNNNKENKEKKPTFSEYAKEYELTKFKDAKKVKEKDDGTKQKNSKNYEYDEAIKTNDRMKCRQIVVHLQNEQNRINKLDKQTVEVIKDKDNINKEIKKMGSNDEKHVNETYGKVKSFPGKITKKKIEIHEEETSCIRENIITIDSSECSNFDSKNIVFRKVGNKDFITDEFNYEYNAAHKVKGQPSYVNKSIYEIIELSDVQNEVTIKKECQLAKGKENKKWNKKNEIVIEDMSEMSTTSKRVIIKKEGLKIDANDNKAAINDSNNKQDNNNKKNDGDKIYKTKSRVGNECNVALLNKNVHVKDNIEDTDNANFVQERLNTRSNENADVCKENNIVNNVENNIVNNVENNIVNNVENNITNNVENNIANNVGNNIKNDIGENATVEREEIKDKGNEPITKSVADGKVNNNVNSNVNSNVNSNINSNVYGDYDKKNSAKDLIRNLYSSTDGNNDIINNKKKKFWSNLGIISYVDNFVGKGSYGSVRKVLYNVDLNVEHLKFYVDKINNIDFVKLLIDCSRMQNFLEYSDIGKDSVFDFPLTFSMSQKMKGIKTNSENGTVGYICSEQNESKSKDLNGSDKDLLPSSKEGGHCLCCHRKRYFELAIKEIDVSKKGNDYQFLREQELLCHFNSNVIKPLSTKMGNSKEKQNYEILMHCANGDLRKLLQNLIYHRKKEFEKRKKVNKILKIIHLLFRKKYKCYKNENDNNICIGLCYEKLKKIRMKLNNTTVEIKHPTFDYIYDNIKVYNCGLTESECKFLFFQIVNGISFLQTCYQSNIIRLTDIKLQNILVFTDMYNIYNPMKWHLCISDFGCSAMEYATYYLENSKNYMNVYVKLLNEWKNQFQNQLCSYFQGTVYTMAPEGLCYDYKGNYRQSKYNKLIYFYQQNFGDIEKRFKELQKPLVSIKNSIKNFDILNINSSSNFHFVSQQGEKQESASGSGSNGGNNCNNNSRNVVGEKNSSDKDSSKQKNEDAESRKNSNSEKNNANEKINPKEKNNQKEKINQSEKNNPNEKNNTSEKNNAGENNNKLNPNATEYLPFDVRCDSWSLGIILADLGKCGVSSYEYMVSQKSNEKSINSVWKGKPVDINSIIINDLNVSNDEETFYLKCIMNYYDIVSMEWDDENLQNEKIKKCMNRDKKGASSKKGNEKDNAGKSGNKDSGKNGHNSGHNDDKSGHNNGNNNDKSGHNNGNNNDKSGHNNGNNNDENRHNNGNNNDKNRHNNGNNNDNKNGVNNTEVSKCNSVETQKKENQGLKKQVSRKNCHTSDISKGSGENEKNKLQNGCLSKNNRNDERESKGAPNDDCCLNKKKLLEDTNIENSELFTKHYRYFILNYKDYIKIEKIVYIKDEFMKYYKMNKRTLNENNMTKLLLFLFLIINNNLTHNYDDERNSFVKTELTIKNIGSGIFKFRNNKEKERYLRDYKSNLQKDYMHVNGNKDYWHSRLTNKYLAVIFKELCHYNFPIRKKNIKKCFNRYEYPLNYSDDYWNLLTELLNYVPYERLLACEIIGHDFFSEGNEKIKNSSLISKNSNDYLDLLDDKNFSEILLRNYIQEKKEKKFVCKPFHEDLDTDVGSSDNETTREIITINSKNTKTENSVIHLDEKKNSSIKTDKKDILKINKLFTNEKNNYETKKFVTSLYDVILQNSKNKCDFCYNIKNCLNYKNILKKIESLEKCILNFEDIKKKNVKNESLRRSKLFYPSHICNNIYYFLNESSIFNELTNLDIFMNIHLPFEHLYLPLCDEKTVKNKSQANFYFKPIYFYSFPYKIIHAWYTGPLHIYLNHPNIPDYIKLICLRESSILRRKEIIFWSCEDIILKNILKIKKLLNCSDDFLSTPYVSHVIGKQLILRKQYLLKLFKKKIVV; encoded by the coding sequence ATGGATAGAGACAagagtaataataataatatattaaatgtaaatactGCAAATAACGTGTCTAATTCAAATATTAATGATTCAGACCTTCCAGAAACAAGACATGAGCTTTATCTGAATAATTTAGATgtagaaaattatgaaaaaatgaaaaatgaaaatgaaaggATTACAAATATGGAACATGCACATTGGAATTACGGTAATGAGATATCAAGGCAAACTTATGCAAATAGTGCAGGTAATGTGAACAGTGTAAGTAATGTGAGTTGTGCGAGTAATGTGAGTAGTGCAAACAATGCGAATGATGTGAACAGTGTGAATAGTGCGAATGATGTGAACAGTGCGAATAGTGTGAGTAATGTGCAGAGTACGGGTAATATGAACGGTCCGAATGgtgcaaatatatttatggcAAGCAGTGGTATTCTGAACTATCcaaaaaatatgcacatgGGAAGTAACAATATGCTAGTACAAAACAATATGGGATACATAGATTCAAATGTACTGAATTACAATAATGTCTATAATAGCATtcagaaaatttataatgatattaataacCCCTTTTCCGCGCAGATAAATACAATGGAACATAATATGCAAAACGCAAATGCTGCTCATCcttttaatataatgaaatatctAGATTATGGTAATTCTAACAACTATATATATGGCCAAGGTGTGTTAAGTAATAGTAGTGCATCGGAAAACGCTcaaaattattcaaatagCTCTAGTCCATATAGAAACGATTATTTGAAATTTAATTTGAACTCGGggaatattatgaataataatttaaactaTTCTAATATGTCTAGttctaataatattaatcctaatatatataatagcaaTATAACAGCACCTAATTTAAACATAATGAATTATAAACCTATTAACGCTAATAGTAACGTTAAATATCCTACTTCTAATATGTTTGATTTTGCGCACAACGGAAATGTGAATTCATTAATCACTAGGGATTTGAATATAAACGAATTCAACAAAATGAATTTTCAGGAATCGGATTTATCTAATTATACGTATagaaatttgaaaaatataaattttccttCAAATTGTCCTACGTCTTCTTATAATATGGTTTCGAACAATACAGTTTCAAATAATACGGTTTCAAACAATGCGGTTTCGAATAACACGGTTTCAAACAATAcagatttaaataatatggtTTCAAATAATATGGTTCCAAATAATATGGTTTTAAACAATATAGTTTCAAATAATACTGATTCTAATAGCTATATTTTCTCAAAAAATAACACGTTTTCAAAtcataactttttaaaaatgaatgcTTTAAATTGTACTGAATCTAACgtcataaaagaaaatttaaatgtattaaatttttatgaaccCACTGTTCAAAGttgtaatgaaaaaatgagagaactaaattatgaatatttccGTATGGATGAAGAACGAAGAGAAGAAGACGTGTGTAGGATGAatggaaaagaaaaggaaaaaaataaaaaaaagaaaaaaactcATCTAACAGACAACAATTCTAGcaatcaaaaaataaaacatacatGTGAACACATGGTATCAGATGAGCGTACGGGTAACCCAAAATTAAAGGAAAGGGCTTTTAACATAGACAATAATGGCAATATTGTAAATGAGTTTCACAACACAAATGACAGGAGGAGTAATCTAAAAAATGAAGACACTGCGATGacgacaaaaaaaaataaaaatgacaaaaatggtaaaaatggcaaaaatggcaaaaatggcaaaaatggaaaatattgcaaaaaaagtaaaaatagcaaaaataataaaaataggaagaataataaaaatagtaagaataataaaaatagtaagaataataaaaataataagaataatttatcCAATAATggtgaaattttaaaaaatgaagaagaaaatgtTAACTTGTTAAAAGATGAACATAAAAGGAATAATGACAAAGGTACGGAGGAAAAAGATTCTAGAAATACTAATAATACAAATCAGGTTATTGTAAATAAACGAAGTAGTAATGTTTTGAGAAATTTAATCGATTTTCCTGACATACAAAAACATCACATGGAACATAATATGGTGTgtagtaaaaaaaagggCAAAACAAAAATCTTAAAAGATGAAGTCATTGTCACTTCAGACTTATCTAAAGGAGATAAGAAAACTAATAATATAGTATCAGGCACGGGAAAGGAAagtttagaaaataataaaataaaattggtACTGCAAGGGCGTAATAATGATTActgtaacaataacaatgaCAACAGTAACAATGGAAACGATAACAATTGTTACAATAACAGCGGAAACAATAGAAATGGTAGATCTCTTTCAAAATATGATTTTCTTATGAGTAGAAACATAATTTTCAACAGTGTGTGCGTAGGACACAAGGAAGGGAAATACCCCgcagaaattaaaaattctgaagagaagtatattaatttattggggataaacaataacaataatgataataatgacaaaaatgataataatgataataatgacaaaaatgataataatgacaaaaatgataataatgacaaaaatgataataatgacaataatgacaataatgataacaataccataattgaaaaaaaaagaaagtttaAAGGcacaaatgaaataataaagaataacaCAAATGATAATGCAGGTGTCGAATTAGAATTATATGATaactatgaaaaaaaaataaaaagaattcaagaagagaaaaattggggtgataataaaacaataataaataaggggaaaggaaaaaataaagaagaattatCCAATACAAAAAAcacgaaaaaagaaaatacaaaatatagagaaataataaataatgaacaagaaaatattaataataaaatacagaAAGACATTatagtaacaaaaaaaaacaacagCTATTTtgacaataataataacaaagaAAACAAAGAGAAAAAGCCAACATTTTCAGAATACGCAAAAGAATACGAGTTAACAAAATTTAAGGATGCAAagaaagtaaaagaaaaagatgatggtacaaaacagaaaaatagcaaaaattaTGAGTATGATGAAGCAATTAAAACAAATGATAGAATGAAATGTAGACAAATTGTTGTGCATCTtcaaaatgaacaaaacagaattaataaattggATAAGCAAACTGTTGAAGTAATAAAAGACaaagataatataaataaagaaataaagaaaatggGGAGTAACGATGAAAAACATGTGAATGAGACATATGGAAAAGTTAAATCTTTTCCAggaaaaattacaaaaaagaagatagAAATACATGAAGAGGAAACGAGTTGCATTAGAGAAAACATCATAACAATTGACAGCAGTGAATGTAGTAATTTtgatagtaaaaatattgtatttaGAAAAGTTGGAAATAAAGATTTCATAACAGATGAatttaattatgaatataatgcAGCACATAAAGTAAAAGGACAGCCAAGCTATGTAAATAAATcgatatatgaaataattgaACTAAGTGATGTTCAAAATGAAGTgacaataaaaaaggaatgtCAATTAGCTAAAGGAAaggaaaataagaaatgGAATAAGAAGAATGAAATAGTTATTGAGGACATGAGCGAAATGTCTACTACTAGTAAAcgtgtaataataaaaaaagaaggattAAAAATAGACGCAAATGATAACAAGGCTGCTATTaatgatagtaataataagcaagataataataataaaaaaaatgatggtGATAAAATCTACAAGACAAAGAGCAGAGTTGGTAACGAATGCAATGTAGCACTTTTGAATAAGAATGTTCATGTAAAAGATAATATAGAAGACACAGACAATGCAAATTTTGTCCAGGAAAGGTTAAATACACGTAGTAATGAGAATGCCGATGTGtgtaaagaaaataatatagtaaataatgtggaaaataatatagtgAATAATgtggaaaataatatagtgAATAATgtggaaaataatataacaaataatgtggaaaataatatagcAAATAATGTGggaaataacataaaaaatgatataggGGAGAACGCAACTGTTGAAAGAGAGGAAATAAAAGATAAGGGTAATGAACCAATTACCAAGTCTGTGGCTGATGGAAAGGTGAACAACAATGTTAATAGCAATGTGAACAGTAATGTAAACAGCAATATAAATAGTAATGTATACGGTGATTATGATAAGAAAAATAGTGCTAAAGATTTAATAAGGAATTTATATTCTTCAACTGATggtaataatgatataataaataataaaaaaaaaaaattttggtCCAATTTAGGTATTATCAGTTATGTAGATAACTTTGTTGGTAAAGGGTCCTACGGAAGTGTTCGaaaagttttatataatgttGATCTAAATGTagaacatttaaaattttatgttgataaaataaataatatagattttgtaaaattgttAATAGATTGTAGTCGTATGCAAAATTTTTTGGAGTATAGTGATATTGGAAAGGATTCGGTATTTGATTTTCCACTAACATTCAGCATGtctcaaaaaatgaaaggaaTTAAGACAAATTCAGAAAATGGCACAGTTGGATATATATGCAGTGAGCAAAATGAAAGCAAATCGAAAGATTTAAATGGTTCTGATAAAGATTTATTACCAAGCAGTAAAGAAGGAGGTCATTGCTTATGTTGTCACCGCAAAAGATACTTCGAGTTGGCCATAAAAGAAATCGATGTtagtaaaaaaggaaatgatTATCAATTTTTAAGAGAGCAAGAATTATTATGCCATTTTAATAGTAATGTTATAAAACCATTAAGTACGAAAATGGGTAattcaaaagaaaaacagaattatgaaatattaatgCATTGTGCAAATGGTGATTTACGTAAGTTATTGCagaatttaatttatcatagaaaaaaagaatttgaaaaaagaaaaaaagttaataagattttaaaaataatacatttattatttagaaaaaaatataaatgttacaaaaatgaaaatgataataatatatgtataggtttatgttatgaaaaattaaaaaaaataagaatgaaattaaataatactacAGTGGAAATAAAACATCCAACATTCGATTATATATAcgataatataaaagtatataattgTGGTTTAACTGAATCAGAAtgtaaatttcttttttttcaaattgtAAATGGTATCAGCTTCTTGCAGACATGTTACCAATCAAATATTATACGTTTAACAGacataaaattacaaaatattttagtcTTTACTGAtatgtacaatatatataacccAATGAAATGGCATTTATGTATATCAGATTTTGGTTGTTCTGCAATGGAATATGCAACCtattatttagaaaattctaaaaattatatgaatgtgtatgtaaaattattaaatgaatggaaaaatCAGTTTCAAAATCAgttatgttcatattttcaaGGTACAGTATATACTATGGCACCTGAGGGATTATGTTATGATTATAAGGGAAATTATAGAcaatcaaaatataataaattaatttatttttatcagcAGAATTTTGGGGATATAGAAAAAAGGTTTAAAGAACTACAAAAACCCTTGGTCTCAATTAAaaattctataaaaaattttgatatattaaacataaattCATCTTCCAATTTTCATTTCGTGAGCCAACAAGGGGAAAAACAGGAAAGTGCAAGTGGAAGTGGAAGTAACGGTGGAAACAACTGTAACAATAACAGTAGGAATGTTGTAGGGGAAAAGAACAGCTCAGATAAGGACTCATCGAAACAAAAGAATGAAGATGCAGAAAGTCGGAAAAATTCAAatagtgaaaaaaataatgcaaatgaaaaaattaacccaaaagagaaaaataaccaaaaagaaaaaattaaccaaagtgaaaaaaataacccaaatgaaaaaaataatacaagtgaaaaaaataatgcaggtgaaaataataacaagTTAAATCCTAATGCAACGGAATATCTACCTTTCGATGTAAGATGTGATAGTTGGTCTTTAGGAATAATTCTAGCTGACTTAGGAAAATGTGGAGTCAGTTCTTATGAATACATGGTTTCACAAAAATCGAATGAAAAATCTATTAATTCTGTGTGGAAAGGAAAACCTGTAGACATCAACAGCATAATAATAAACGATCTAAATGTTTCAAATGATGAGgaaactttttatttaaaatgtataatgaaTTATTACGATATTGTTAGCATGGAGTGGGATGACGAAAACTTGCaaaatgagaaaataaaaaagtgtaTGAATAGAGATAAAAAAGGAGCGAGCtcgaaaaaaggaaatgaaaaGGACAACGCTGGTAAAAGCGGCAATAAGGACAGCGGTAAGAATGGACATAACAGTGGTCATAACGACGATAAAAGCGGACATAACAATGGCAATAATAACGATAAAAGCGGACATAACAATGGCAATAATAACGATAAAAGCGGACATAACAATGGCAATAATAACGATGAAAACAGACATAACAATGGAAATAATAACGATAAAAACAGACATAACAATGGTAATAACAACGATAACAAAAATGGGGTTAATAATACTGAGGTCAGTAAGTGCAACTCTGTGGAAACGCAAAAGAAAGAAAACCAAGGTTTGAAAAAACAGGTATCCAGGAAAAATTGCCACACTAGTGATATCTCTAAGGGTTCTGGGGagaacgaaaaaaataaattacagaATGGATGTTTAAGTAAAAACAACCGTAATGATGAAAGAGAAAGTAAGGGTGCACCTAATGATGATTGCTGTTTGAACAAAAAGAAACTACTTGAGGATACGAACATCGAAAACTCAGAATTATTTACTAAACATTATAGatattttatacttaattacaaagattatataaaaattgaaaaaattgtatatataaaagatgagtttatgaaatattataaaatgaataaacgaACCTTGAACGAAAATAATATGACcaaattacttttatttttatttttaataattaataataatttaactCATAATTACGACGATGAACGTAATTCCTTTGTAAAAACAGAATTaaccataaaaaatattggttctggaatatttaaattcagaaataataaagaaaaagaaagatattTACGAGACTATAAATCTAACCTTCAAAAAGATTATATGCATGTAAATGGAAACAAAGATTACTGGCATAGTAgattaacaaataaatatttggcCGTTATATTTAAAGAGCTCTgtcattataattttccaattcgaaaaaaaaatattaaaaaatgcttTAATAGATATGAATACCCATTAAATTATAGTGACGATTACTGGAATTTGTTAACGGAACTTTTGAATTATGTACCATATGAAAGGCTACTAGCTTGTGAAATTATTGGTCATGATTTTTTTTCAGAAgggaatgaaaaaattaaaaacagttctttaatatcaaaaaatagtaatgatTATTTAGATTTGCttgatgataaaaatttcaGTGAGATATtattaagaaattatatacaagaaaaaaaagagaaaaaatttgtttGTAAACCTTTCCATGAAGATTTAGACACAGATGTTGGCAGTTCAGATAATGAGACAACACGTGAGATAATAACTATAAATAGCAAGAATACGAAAACAGAAAATTCGGTTATTCATTtggatgaaaaaaagaattctaGTATAAAAACggataaaaaagatatattaaaaattaataaattatttacaaatgaaaaaaataactatGAAACGAAAAAGTTTGTAACATCTTTATACGATGTTATCCTTCAAAATtcgaaaaataaatgtgatttttgttataacataaaaaattgtttaaattataaaaatattttaaaaaaaattgaatcattggaaaaatgtattttaaattttgaagacattaagaagaaaaatgtgaaaaatgaATCTTTAAGAAGAAGTAAACTTTTTTATCCAAGTCATATTTGTAAcaatatatactattttttaaatgaatcaTCCATATTTAATGAGTTAACAAATTTggatatttttatgaatatacattTGCCATTTGAACATTTGTACTTACCATTATGTGATGAAAAAacagttaaaaataaaagccaagctaatttttattttaaaccaatttatttttattcttttccttataaaattatacatgcATGGTACACAGGACCTTTACACATTTATTTGAATCACCCAAATATTCCGGATTATATAAAACTTATATGTTTGAGAGAATCAAGTATTttaagaagaaaagaaattattttttggagTTGTGAAGatatcatattaaaaaatatattaaaaattaaaaaacttttaaaCTGCTCCGATGATTTTTTAAGCACGCCTTATGTGTCACATGTTATTGGAAAACAACTAATCTTAAGGAAGCAAtaccttttaaaattatttaaaaaaaaaattgttgtctaa